One Candidatus Hydrogenedentota bacterium genomic window, TCGGCAACGGGGGAGAGGGGCGTGCTGGACCACTGCGGGCCTTTGCCGTCAAACCAGCGGAAATCGCGTTCGGCCGGGTTTGTTGCCTGCCAGAGCGCGACGCTGGCCTCCGTGCCGTCGGTCTGCACGCGTATGGAATCATCCGCCCCGAAGGTCCAGGAGTATTCGGGCAGCGGCAGACCCTTCGTGACCGCGGAATAGAATTGAACCAGGCTCATGGCCGCCGAGATGTCAGCGTTGATGCCGTGTCCGGAATTGGGGAAATAACGCAGCAGCTTTGGCCCGGGCAGGCTGTCGTAGTAGAACCGCGAGGAATCGAGAACGAAGAACTCGTCGCCTGTCGCGTTGATAAGGAATTTGGGCATGGTGAACCGCTGCCGGTACTGGTAGGGGTCTACAATCTCCAGCAGTCTATCGGCTTCCGGCGTGCCGAAGCGCCCGAATACGTTCTTGTCGACGTAATCATGCACGGCTTCGGAATAGGCGCCGTAGGCCATGAAATGGTGGGCCATCTGCACTTTCATGTTGAGTACATCGATAACGATGGGCACACAGGCCATGACCCGCTTGTCGACGGCGGCGGTCAGCCAGGTGGTCCAGCCGCGTTTCGAGCCGCCGCCCACCATGAACCGCTCGACCGTGACGCCTTTATCGCGCAGGACGGCCTGCACCGTGTCCATGGCGCGGACTGCGCTCTTGACCATGGGCAACAGCAGGGGCCAGGAAGGGTCGCCCGTGTTGAGAAACTTGTCGTAGCTATAAGCGATGATTGCGTCTTCGCGGCGCTCAATCGTCTCATCCGAGA contains:
- a CDS encoding PhoPQ-activated pathogenicity-related family protein; its protein translation is VWLCLVLTLTAVPGFATPLDDYVAKPDDTYRYSVENTVHGSGPGATYTIYQVKMTSQRWRTIAEVDQPVWWHWLQIAVPDVLTNDVALLVIEGGSNRSKPSNIEPYAGMLVGATGAVLAFLQQVPNQPLRFSDETIERREDAIIAYSYDKFLNTGDPSWPLLLPMVKSAVRAMDTVQAVLRDKGVTVERFMVGGGSKRGWTTWLTAAVDKRVMACVPIVIDVLNMKVQMAHHFMAYGAYSEAVHDYVDKNVFGRFGTPEADRLLEIVDPYQYRQRFTMPKFLINATGDEFFVLDSSRFYYDSLPGPKLLRYFPNSGHGINADISAAMSLVQFYSAVTKGLPLPEYSWTFGADDSIRVQTDGTEASVALWQATNPAERDFRWFDGKGPQWSSTPLSPVAERTYEARVDRPARGWTAFLVELSYPTGLVLTSEVRVVPDCLPYEDPDADGQINRYDEDDDNDGTADVKDGFPCDRDDNGVPDAYETALTGRRVERGAPRAQNTWVGLLILGGIFAGLAVAAVIILRRLT